In Brevundimonas subvibrioides, a genomic segment contains:
- the cpaB gene encoding Flp pilus assembly protein CpaB, whose amino-acid sequence MKPARIAVICIAAVSAIGLAFVVRAMGSPSGAPTAMATAAPAPSRPMAKVLVAARDLAPGQRLVEADLEWKDWPVDEVNPAFITDGSVPVPAAAAAAEGDAATTAPTGTTAESAVARVSRAANDLATGGAKADYFGSVVREPILAGEPIVGRKIVRAGDSGYMAAYLEPGMRAMAIGVSVESAAGGFILPGDRVDVIVTVEQQGGNEDEGRAKFASRIVMQNVKVLAIDQSTRAGDDQQAVVGATATLEVAPQDAEVVALAKAAGTLSLVLRSYADTSGPSGRVGPPPGGPERSRAIRVFRGGEPQVVNVP is encoded by the coding sequence ATGAAACCCGCCCGCATCGCCGTCATCTGTATCGCTGCCGTGTCCGCCATCGGTCTGGCGTTCGTGGTGCGTGCCATGGGCTCTCCTTCCGGCGCTCCGACCGCCATGGCGACCGCCGCGCCGGCACCATCCCGCCCCATGGCCAAGGTCCTGGTCGCTGCGCGGGATCTCGCGCCAGGACAGCGTCTGGTCGAGGCCGATCTGGAGTGGAAGGACTGGCCGGTCGACGAGGTCAACCCCGCCTTCATCACCGACGGCTCCGTACCGGTTCCAGCGGCCGCCGCCGCTGCTGAAGGCGATGCGGCAACGACGGCACCGACCGGCACGACGGCCGAAAGCGCCGTGGCCCGGGTCTCGCGCGCAGCCAACGATCTGGCGACCGGCGGGGCCAAGGCCGACTATTTCGGCTCGGTCGTACGTGAACCCATTCTGGCCGGAGAACCCATCGTCGGACGCAAGATCGTGCGCGCCGGCGACAGCGGCTACATGGCGGCCTATCTGGAACCCGGCATGCGCGCCATGGCCATCGGCGTCTCGGTCGAGAGCGCGGCGGGCGGTTTCATCCTGCCTGGCGATCGGGTCGACGTGATCGTCACCGTCGAACAACAGGGCGGAAACGAAGACGAGGGCCGCGCCAAATTCGCCAGCCGCATCGTGATGCAGAACGTCAAGGTCCTGGCCATCGACCAGTCCACACGGGCGGGCGACGATCAGCAGGCCGTCGTCGGCGCGACCGCCACCCTCGAGGTCGCCCCCCAGGACGCCGAGGTCGTGGCCTTGGCCAAGGCGGCCGGGACCCTGTCGCTGGTACTCCGCTCCTATGCGGACACATCCGGGCCGTCCGGGCGTGTCGGCCCGCCACCCGGCGGCCCCGAACGATCGAGAGCGATCCGCGTCTTCCGCGGCGGAGAGCCCCAGGTGGTCAACGTCCCATGA
- a CDS encoding A24 family peptidase → MDNLTLLLLSVLPALVIVAGLSDLTTMKIPNWISGLLILGFFPSAFAVGLSPTEVGVNVAVAVGALLAGMGLFAGRIIGGGDAKLMAATCLWLGLGGAGMFLLYTGLFGGLLCMVLIAARKSLILPAGATPGWVATLMAPKGDLPYGVAICAGALAAFPSSPLLLMFAAG, encoded by the coding sequence ATGGACAATCTCACCCTCCTGCTGCTCAGCGTCCTGCCCGCCCTCGTGATCGTCGCGGGTCTGTCGGATCTGACGACCATGAAGATTCCGAACTGGATTTCGGGTCTGCTGATTCTGGGGTTCTTCCCGTCGGCCTTCGCCGTGGGCCTGTCACCGACCGAGGTGGGCGTGAACGTCGCCGTGGCGGTCGGTGCCCTGCTCGCCGGGATGGGTCTGTTCGCCGGCCGGATCATCGGCGGTGGCGACGCCAAATTGATGGCGGCGACATGCCTCTGGCTGGGCCTGGGCGGAGCCGGCATGTTCCTGCTGTATACGGGATTGTTCGGCGGACTGCTGTGCATGGTCCTGATCGCCGCGCGCAAGTCACTCATCCTTCCCGCGGGCGCAACCCCGGGCTGGGTGGCGACCCTGATGGCACCGAAAGGTGACCTGCCCTATGGCGTCGCCATCTGCGCCGGCGCGCTGGCGGCCTTCCCGTCCAGCCCCCTGCTGCTGATGTTCGCGGCAGGCTAG
- a CDS encoding Flp family type IVb pilin — protein MTKFITKFAQDESGATAIEYGLIAALIAVAIIGAVTALGTRITGTFTKVSNAMPK, from the coding sequence ATGACCAAGTTCATCACCAAGTTCGCTCAAGACGAATCGGGCGCCACGGCCATCGAATACGGCCTGATCGCTGCTCTGATCGCCGTCGCCATCATCGGCGCGGTCACTGCGCTCGGCACCCGGATCACCGGGACCTTCACCAAGGTCTCCAACGCGATGCCGAAGTAA
- a CDS encoding pilus assembly protein N-terminal domain-containing protein: protein MAGRPVFPALRPAAVVAGVMCLFAAGVAHAQSLNVEIDRSARVALRGSASSVIVGNPEIADVTVVDANTLFVTGKGYGVTEVVAVDGLGRTIYQGEVVVTGGSTGSIRVWRGAQATEMACAASCSASIRNAAAPATGASANTAAPAVPPITP from the coding sequence ATGGCAGGTCGTCCAGTTTTCCCCGCCCTACGCCCGGCTGCTGTGGTCGCCGGCGTCATGTGCCTGTTCGCTGCGGGTGTTGCCCACGCGCAGTCCCTGAATGTCGAGATCGACCGATCGGCGCGCGTGGCGCTGCGCGGGTCGGCGTCCTCTGTCATCGTCGGCAACCCCGAGATCGCAGATGTGACGGTGGTCGACGCCAACACCCTGTTCGTGACGGGCAAGGGCTATGGCGTGACCGAGGTCGTCGCCGTCGATGGGCTGGGCCGCACGATCTATCAGGGCGAGGTCGTGGTCACGGGCGGCTCGACCGGATCGATTCGCGTCTGGCGCGGGGCACAGGCGACGGAGATGGCCTGCGCCGCCTCCTGTTCGGCCAGCATTCGCAACGCCGCCGCCCCGGCCACCGGCGCTTCGGCCAACACGGCTGCGCCTGCCGTTCCCCCGATCACCCCCTGA
- a CDS encoding TadE/TadG family type IV pilus assembly protein, with amino-acid sequence MRLCSLTSVRRTDGRRPPRSGAAAVEFAMVALPFFFLIFAVMQLGLLFVIDAMLENATLQAGRLIRTGQATTRNLSPAQFKTELCSKMSVFSSDCADNATVEVREIAQFRNQTLPDPVVNGQLPSAPPYTNGRTSSLILIRVWYKQPLIAPTMFQAMSRLSSGETILSATTAFRSEPY; translated from the coding sequence ATGCGGCTCTGCTCGCTGACATCTGTGCGAAGGACCGACGGTCGGCGCCCTCCGCGTTCGGGGGCAGCGGCGGTCGAGTTCGCCATGGTTGCCCTGCCGTTCTTCTTCCTGATCTTTGCCGTGATGCAACTGGGTCTGCTGTTCGTCATTGATGCCATGCTCGAAAACGCGACGCTTCAGGCCGGCCGTCTGATCCGGACGGGACAGGCCACGACCCGAAATCTCAGCCCTGCACAGTTCAAGACCGAGCTGTGTTCGAAGATGAGCGTGTTCTCGAGCGACTGTGCGGACAACGCCACGGTCGAGGTCCGGGAAATCGCCCAATTCCGCAACCAGACGCTGCCCGACCCGGTCGTCAACGGCCAACTGCCCTCGGCACCGCCCTATACCAACGGCAGGACCAGCAGCCTGATCCTGATCCGCGTCTGGTACAAACAGCCCCTGATCGCGCCCACGATGTTCCAGGCCATGTCGAGGCTGTCGTCCGGCGAGACCATACTGTCGGCCACCACGGCCTTCCGCAGCGAGCCCTACTGA
- a CDS encoding TadE/TadG family type IV pilus assembly protein: MPALKMFIGRFWHDQRGVSAVEFALIAPVMITLYFGSAEFCQGYMAQRRMDHATSQVADITSQGGVITRDELDDTFALAHLIMSPFPTAPLKMRVSGVTRNSNGVAKVDWSRGSGMGARGTGAVVTVPAGMIANGESVILSEATYDYASPLGYLLPDAVRFRRTFYLRPRLVDTVTCSNC; this comes from the coding sequence ATGCCCGCATTGAAGATGTTTATCGGCAGGTTCTGGCACGACCAGAGGGGCGTGTCGGCGGTCGAGTTCGCCCTGATCGCGCCGGTCATGATCACCCTCTATTTCGGCAGCGCGGAGTTCTGTCAGGGCTATATGGCGCAGCGGCGCATGGACCATGCGACCTCCCAGGTGGCCGACATCACCTCCCAGGGCGGCGTGATCACCCGGGACGAACTCGACGACACCTTTGCCCTCGCTCATCTGATCATGTCACCCTTTCCGACGGCACCGCTGAAGATGCGGGTGTCCGGCGTGACCCGAAATTCCAACGGGGTGGCCAAGGTCGACTGGAGCCGGGGGTCCGGCATGGGCGCTCGGGGCACAGGCGCGGTCGTCACCGTCCCGGCCGGTATGATCGCCAATGGTGAAAGCGTGATCCTGAGCGAGGCGACCTACGACTATGCATCGCCGCTCGGCTATCTGCTGCCCGACGCGGTCCGGTTCCGCCGGACCTTCTACCTGCGGCCCCGTCTGGTGGACACGGTAACCTGCAGCAACTGCTGA